The nucleotide window TTTGTTGGAGTTTTTTTTACTTTGATTTAGCAGAACCTCTCGCTGCCGTGGTAGCGACTGGGCTGCGGGGAGGTGTTCATGGAGGGGTTGGGATCCTGCCGCCGTGGCGCAGGGATTTGGGGGCTGGAGCTGCTACTTATCTGCTGCTGCTAGTTGCTGCTACTAATTTATCCAGTGGTGCTGCTGTTACTTATTTATATAGTTAGGATAATTTAGATAGAGGAGTGCTGTTCCTATTTTATCTTTTTGTGGTTTTATATGATCTAGGAGATAGGATATAGGCAATCTGCAGGAAAACTAGAAAATTTTGAAAGGGAATCTTTTTGGACCATTGTCTATATAGATATACACACAAGCTGCCAGAGATGCTCTTACCTCTTTCCTTGCTCTAATAATTGAATGCATAACAACTCTTACAGGTGACAGCAGGGATGGCTACCGGTAGCGAAGCTGGAAAGTCTGCTGAGGCAGTGTTGGAATGGCCTAAGCAGGACAAAAAGAGGATGCTGCATGCTGTTTACCGTGTGGGAGATCTCGACCGCACAATTAAGTATGTTAGCCATACTTTTGGAGTTTGTTAGATGGTGATATTTGCAACATGATTACTAGTATGTTTGTGCTAATGCCAGTGATTTAATTCTCATAGGTGTTACACAGAATGCTTTGGGATGAAGCTGCTGAGGAAAAGAGATGTCCCAGAAGAGAAGTACACCAATGCGTTTCTTGGATATGGACCTGAGGATACTAATTTTGCACTTGAGCTGACTTACAGTATGTTCATCGGTCCACTCACAATTGTTTCTAATGCAACCAGTTTGATATTCTTGTTAATGTTTGGGCAACGTGTGTATACACCTCAGTGGGAAGATTGGCAAACTAATGGGGTCATATTATTCTCtctaaatactccctccgtcccaaaattcttgtcttagattcgtctagatatggatgtatctaatactaaaatgtgacttgatacatctgtatttagacaaatctaagacaagaattttgggatggagggagtatgaacCGATAAACTATTTTGTGGGACTATAGTGTCATTCTTTTCCACCTTCTGTTGTGCTAATATGCTCTTTCTCGTTTGATAGATTATGGTGTTGACAAGTATGACATTGGAGCGGGCTTTGGACATTTTGCCATCGCAAATGAGGATGTATGTATCGTTTACCTGCAACATCTTACCCTTCATGTTACAGACCCTTGGGCTTGTTTGATGTCGTGGATGCAATGCAGGTGTACAAGCTGTCTGAGACAATTAAATCATCTGATTGTTGTAAGATCACTCGTGAACCTGGTCCTGTCAAGGGAGGGTCCACTGTGATTGCCTTTGCACAAGACCCAGATGGTTACATGTTTGAGCTTATCCAGAGGGGTCCGACGCCTGAGCCTCTCTGTCAAGTTATGCTTCGTGTTGGTGACCTTGATCGGGCTATCATGTTCTACGAGAAGGTATTGTATTGTAAAATGGGAGGTTGTTTGAAATGTTGGAGACAATATCCTTTCTGTATATTCTCTAGAACAATAGTTATATGTGGGATATTCTAACATTTGACTTTTATGCAGGCCCTTGGGATGAAGCTTCTGAGGAAGAAGGATGTGCCTCAGTATAAGGTACATCACATGACAATTGTCTTTTCGTGCCATTTGTCCTCTAAATTTTGATATACTGAGCATGTTTATGATTTGTGCAGTACACTATTGCCATGATGGGCTATGCTGAGGAGGACAAGACCACTGTTCTGGAGTTGACATACAACTATGGTGTCACGGAATATAACAAGGGCAATGCATATGCTCAGGTATTGACAAGTTTTCTTCTGCGCTTATTTCCTCTTTTAAGTTTTGGCATTTCTTAATGCTTGTGTTGCCTAACTGCAGGTTGCTATTGGCACTGACGATGTGTACAAGAGCGCCGAAGCAGTTGAGCTGGTTACCAAAGAACTAGGTGGGAAGATTCTAAGGCAGCCAGGGCCACTGCCAGGGCTGAACACCAAAATCACCTCTTTCCTTGACCCAGATGGCTGGAAAGTGGTATGTTTTCTGGATGTCTTATGCATAACACTGCTTTATTTGAATCGAAGGGGTCATTAACAGTTAATGATGAATGCAAGATGAGCTTGCTGTAGTCAATGCTTGGTTTATAAAATCTGAAGAGCGTACTGTAGTCAACGTAATTATTGCCAGTTAGTACATATTCCGCCCGTCTCTGAGAAGAAGGCCTATAAATTTGAAATTTCGTCTGAAGCCAAAACGTACATTGTCTGACCATGTTTCTAAGAAAAACTATCAACAACTACGATTCTTAATAAATATATACTATGCAAATACATTTTACTGTGTATCTAATAAATATACTGAGTATTAACTTGGTACTGTGGACTGTGGTTCTTCATAGTTTTAACTACGAACTTGGTCAGACTTTGCACCGCTTGACTTCAGGGAAAAAAATTTATAGGCCTTCTTTTcagagacggagggagtacatagtTTCAAAGTCTACTAATTTATTGGCACCTTCAAGGCCAAGCTGTTACTCTGTAAAATAGAAACTTGGAAAACAGCATCATCTTAAGTTGGTTTATATTGATAGTCCGAGCTGTATTTCCTCTAGTTGTGTCTCTCACCGTCATCCATTGTCTAGATAATGGAAGATAAACtttactccctccatcccataatataagagcgttctTGACACTAACTACACTAGTGTGAAGAACCCTCTTATATTAGgggacggaggtagtagtagATTTGAGGCGTCACCCACTTAATTAGCAGAAAGCATCCTAAGCGTCACAAAGCAAATTAATAAAGTGAGATGGAACTTCACCTTAAAATTCGCTGCAGCATGGTTGTCAATACTGAACATGATTCCTTAAAGGTAGTATGTGAACTGGCTTGCACGCATGATTGATTACAAACTGATGTAGTGATTGCTAACCAATTATCCTTGGCCACAATATCAGTATGTGACTAATGTTATTCCTCCGGTTGCAGGTTCTGGTGGATCATGCGGACTTCCTCAAGGAACTCCACTGAAGACGAGCAGGCTCAAATTGTGTCGCGAGGAGGCAAACCTTATGTTAGCAATGGTCTGTGTGATTGTAATAAAACAAACCTTGTGTAGTAGCAATGGTCTGTGTGTGATGATGTAATAAAAGGGCAGCCTCTTCCGCTC belongs to Triticum urartu cultivar G1812 chromosome 7, Tu2.1, whole genome shotgun sequence and includes:
- the LOC125521205 gene encoding lactoylglutathione lyase-like; the encoded protein is MATGSEAGKSAEAVLEWPKQDKKRMLHAVYRVGDLDRTIKCYTECFGMKLLRKRDVPEEKYTNAFLGYGPEDTNFALELTYNYGVDKYDIGAGFGHFAIANEDVYKLSETIKSSDCCKITREPGPVKGGSTVIAFAQDPDGYMFELIQRGPTPEPLCQVMLRVGDLDRAIMFYEKALGMKLLRKKDVPQYKYTIAMMGYAEEDKTTVLELTYNYGVTEYNKGNAYAQVAIGTDDVYKSAEAVELVTKELGGKILRQPGPLPGLNTKITSFLDPDGWKVVLVDHADFLKELH